AGAACGCTGGGGGCCCAATGGCATCAGCGCGGTCGAGTTTCTGATCTCGACCAATCCCGGCAGCGATTTTGCGCCGCTGATGAAAATCGCCAGCGGCGGCGAGTTGTCACGCTTCATACTCGCGCTGAAAGTGGCGCTGGCCGAGCAGGGCGGCGCGGCGACGATGATCTTCGACGAAATAGACCGCGGCGTCGGCGGCGCGGTGGCCTCTGCGATTGGCGAGCGCCTGTCGCGTCTGTCGCGCCAGACACAATTGCTGGTCGTCACCCACAGTCCGCAAGTCGCCGCCAAGGGCGACCATCATCTGCTGATCAGTAAATCCTCTGACGGCACCGTGGCGCGCACCAATGTCCAGGCGCTGGATGCGGCGACCAGGCAGGAAGAGATAGCGCGCATGCTGTCCGGGGCTGAGGTCACTCAAGAGGCCAGGGCGCAGGCGGATCGGTTATTGGAGCGGGTGTGACATAATAAAGCCCCTCCTCTTCAGAGGAGGGGTTGGGGTGGTGGCGAGGCGAAGCTGAGCTCGCGCCAGCGAATTCTTGACTTGTGGCAACACCACCCCGCTGCGACTAAAGCTCGCTGCGCTCGCTAAGTCTCACTGCCCCTCCTCTAAAGAGGAGGGGAGTATGGAACGAGATAATGATTGACCGCAAAACCCTACTCAAACGCGCCAAGGAAATGCGGAATAACCCGACGGAGCCGGAAAAGCGGCTTTGGCGCAATCTTTCAAACTCTCAACTGAACGGCCATAAGTTTCGCAGACAGGCAATAATCGAAAACTCTATCGTTGATTTTCTCTGTCCATCCAAGAAGCTGGTGATTGAAGTCGATGGTGATACGCATGATCCAGCTAACGATGCGAAAAGAGATGCGCATCTAGCGACTATGGATTATCGCGTTGTCCGGTTCACCAATGCCGAGGTTATGCAGAATATGGATGGTGTGTTGGAAGATATTGTGTGCGTCTTGAGAGAGTCTCCTGATCGCTGGGGACTCCACCACCCCAACCCCTCCTCTAAAGAGGGGGGGCGATAATGACCGAACTTTCAACCCTCTCCGAAGCCGATGCCGCCAATGAACTGATGCGGCTGGCCAAGGCGATTGCGCATCACAACAAACTCTACCATGCTGAGGACTCACCGGAAATATCCG
The sequence above is drawn from the Parasphingorhabdus sp. SCSIO 66989 genome and encodes:
- a CDS encoding endonuclease domain-containing protein; protein product: MIDRKTLLKRAKEMRNNPTEPEKRLWRNLSNSQLNGHKFRRQAIIENSIVDFLCPSKKLVIEVDGDTHDPANDAKRDAHLATMDYRVVRFTNAEVMQNMDGVLEDIVCVLRESPDRWGLHHPNPSSKEGGR